The sequence GCTCCATTGCCTCCGACAATGTGGCCGGCGGCAAAATGGCCGGACAATTTATTGTCGACAAGCTGGGCGGCAAGGGTAAAGTCGTGGAATTGGAAGGCATCCCCGGCGCTTCGGCCGCTGTTGAGAGAGGCACCGGCTTTAACCAGGCGGCTAAAGCCGCGGCAGGCATTACCGTGGTGGCCAAGCAGCCGGCTGACTTTGACCGGGCTAAAGGCATGAAAGTCATGGAGAATATCTTGCAGGCGAATCCCGAAATTAACGCCGTGTTTGCTCACAATGACGAAATGGCCCTGGGCGCTTTGGAAGCCATAAAGGCAGCGAACCGGAAAGACATCATGGTCGTTGGCTTTGACGCTACCGCCGATGCCGTGAAAGCGGTAAACGACGGTACTCTGGCAGCAACCGTAGCCCAGAAACCGAAGGATATGGGAAAAATCTCCCTTGAAACCGCCAAGAAGGTAATCGCTAAAGAAAGCGTACAGGCAACGATTCCGGTAGGACTGGAATTAGTAAAGAAATAAGCTGAAAATGACCGGGAGGCTCTGTGTGGGACGAAGGTGGTTCTGCAAGAGCCTCTTTCTTTGGATTCCCGAGCTGATACCGACCATTTGCCGGCGTTGTCAAAATGTCTTCCCCATTAAAGTGACTACTGCGGCAAGCTTCTTCTGGCTTTTTCAATTACTTTTATTCGGGAAATTAAAATTTTCACTGGAAATGACGATACATAGAGTAAGACAGTCTAAAAGAATTAAGGAGGACGGTTTTATGTCTATTACTTCCCTTTCACGATCAACTCAAAACGGCATTTCGAATGCTGCGGCCACAGCTAATGGAACCGGCGCCGTTGCTGCCGCCGATACGACTCAGATTGCTTCTGCCGGTGAAGCTGCCGTTTACGAAAAATCGGATCCATCGGCTGCCAAAACTGAAACTACCTACACGAAGAAGGCTACCTTAAGCGATATCAGCCGGCAAGTCGAGTTGAAAATGGCCTCTTTCCGCTCGCTGGTTGAGAAACTCGTCGCCACGCAGCAGGTAAAAACGGGCCAAGCCCAGGGATTAACCTATGACGCGATTCTGGCGAAATACGACGGACAGCTGAAGGATTTTTTCCAAACCCTAGAGGTGGATGATGCGACACGCCTTCAGGCCCAGCAGGAAATTTCGGAAGATGGTTTTTGGGGAGTCAAACAGACATCTGAACGGATCTTATCCATGGCCAAATCTCTCTCCGGCGGCGACCCGGACAAGATCGCTTTATTGAGAAAGGCGATTGAAGACGGCTTCCAAGCGGCTGAAAATGCCTGGGGCGGTGAATTGCCGGCAATCTCCCGGCAAACCCGTGAGGCAGTCATGCAAGGGCTGGACGACTGGGCAGCCGAAGCCGGCCAAACAGCCTAATACTTTCAATAAGCAACGCCCTCGAGGCCTCCTATCGGAGGAATCGAGGGCGGCAGTGTCTTATGGGAACTGGTTCCCTATCAGTATGTCCAGAATATCTCCTGAATCACTTTGGGATCGCTGGTCCTGGTCAAGGCCAGCATGAGCAGGATGCGCGCCTTTTGCGGATTCAGATTATCGCCGGCGACGAAGTTGTATTTATCGTCATCGGCTTCGCCGTTGCGGGCAACGATGCCGTTGCCGACACGGGAAGTGCGGACGATGACAACTCCCTTTTTCTGAGCCGCTTCTACTGCGGGATACTCGGCTTTGCCGATGCTGCCGTTGCCGGTGCCGGCGTGGACGATTCCTTTGGCGCCGGCTTTGGTAAATGCTTCAATGGCAGTGCCGCTGTTGTTGGCGTAATGGTAAACAATATCAACCCGAGGCAGTGTGGACAGCTTCATAATGTCAAATTCGCTGGCCGTTGTATGTTGGCGCAGCGGAGACCGGTAAAATACCGGTTTATCGCCGGTAAAGAAGCCCAGGGGGCCGATCTCCGGCGCCTTAAAGGTATCGACCCGGTCAGTGATGGTTTTTGTTACATCGCGGCCGGAATGAATGGTATCATTGAGCATGACCAGCACGCCCTTGCCGACAGCCTCTTTACTGCCGGCCAGTATTACCGCCCGGTACAGGTTTAACATGCCGTCGGCGCTCATGGCCGTCGGCGGCCGCATGGAGCCGACTAACACCACCGGTTTATCGCTTTTCACGACCAGATGCAGGAAATAGGCGGTCTCTTCCAGCGTGTCGGTGCCGTGGGTGATGACAATGCCGTCCACATCATCCTGGCTCAGCAGTTGGTTGATCCGTTTCGCCAGTGTCAGCCAGACCTCGTTGGTCATATTTTCGCTGGCGATCTGGGCAATTTGTTCGCCGCTGATATTGGCGACTTTTTTTAATTCAGGGACATTGTTGATTAGTGCATCGACCGGGGCGACAGCGGCGGTGTAACCAACTGTCGTGCTGCTGGTAGAGCCCGCACCGGCAATGGTGCCGCCTGTTGCCAAAATCTTGATGGCGGGTAAATTGGCCGGACCGGCGGCAAAACAGGCTGCCTGCAGGCTGAACATAAGGACCAATACCATGGTTGCCA is a genomic window of Acetonema longum DSM 6540 containing:
- the rbsB gene encoding ribose ABC transporter substrate-binding protein RbsB — translated: MFQKMGKQSFRVVLLVMVLSASLLLAAGCGGSKQEGTNKPVVGLAVSTLNNPFFVDLRDGAKEAAAANGLELVVMDAQNDAAKQMANIENLIQQKVSVIIVNPVDSKAVVPAVEAANKANIPVITVDRSAAGGQVVSSIASDNVAGGKMAGQFIVDKLGGKGKVVELEGIPGASAAVERGTGFNQAAKAAAGITVVAKQPADFDRAKGMKVMENILQANPEINAVFAHNDEMALGALEAIKAANRKDIMVVGFDATADAVKAVNDGTLAATVAQKPKDMGKISLETAKKVIAKESVQATIPVGLELVKK
- a CDS encoding type II asparaginase, which encodes MKHKLFLMATMVLVLMFSLQAACFAAGPANLPAIKILATGGTIAGAGSTSSTTVGYTAAVAPVDALINNVPELKKVANISGEQIAQIASENMTNEVWLTLAKRINQLLSQDDVDGIVITHGTDTLEETAYFLHLVVKSDKPVVLVGSMRPPTAMSADGMLNLYRAVILAGSKEAVGKGVLVMLNDTIHSGRDVTKTITDRVDTFKAPEIGPLGFFTGDKPVFYRSPLRQHTTASEFDIMKLSTLPRVDIVYHYANNSGTAIEAFTKAGAKGIVHAGTGNGSIGKAEYPAVEAAQKKGVVIVRTSRVGNGIVARNGEADDDKYNFVAGDNLNPQKARILLMLALTRTSDPKVIQEIFWTY